One window of the Natronomonas marina genome contains the following:
- the leuC gene encoding 3-isopropylmalate dehydratase large subunit produces MSEGTLYDKVWENHRVTTLPNGQDQLFVGLHLIHEVTSPQAFGMLRERDIEVARPDLTHATVDHIVPTDDRSRPYDNEAAEEMMAELEENVRAAGIELDDPTTGDQGIVHVIGPEQGLTQPGTTIVCGDSHTSTHGAFGALAFGIGTSQIRDVLATQTVAMEKKDVRKVEVTGELGKGVTAKDVILTIIRRLGTDGGVGYVYEYAGEAIESLGMEGRMSICNMSIEGGARAGYVNPDETTYEWLAETDAFADDPERFEALKPYWESVRSDDDATYDDVVTIDGSAIEPMVTWGTTPGQGIGISEEIPAPEDLPADKRDTARRAQEHMRVEPGETMAGYDIDVAFLGSCTNARLPDLRAAAEVVAGREVDDSVRAMVVPGSQRVKAAAEAEGLDEIFREAGFEWRGAGCSMCLGMNDDQLEGDEASASSSNRNFVGRQGSKDGRTVLMSPEMVAAAAVTGEVTDVRELPKAEVEA; encoded by the coding sequence ATGAGTGAGGGGACGCTGTACGACAAGGTGTGGGAGAACCACCGGGTGACGACGCTCCCGAACGGCCAGGACCAGCTGTTCGTCGGCCTGCACCTCATCCACGAGGTGACCAGTCCGCAGGCGTTCGGCATGCTGCGCGAGCGGGACATCGAGGTCGCCCGCCCGGACCTGACCCACGCGACCGTCGACCACATCGTCCCGACCGACGACCGCTCCCGTCCCTACGACAACGAGGCCGCAGAGGAGATGATGGCCGAACTGGAGGAGAACGTCCGGGCGGCCGGCATCGAACTGGACGACCCGACGACGGGCGACCAGGGCATCGTCCACGTCATCGGGCCCGAGCAGGGCCTCACACAGCCCGGCACGACCATCGTCTGTGGCGACAGCCACACCTCCACGCACGGTGCCTTCGGCGCGCTCGCGTTCGGCATCGGCACCTCACAGATCCGGGACGTGCTGGCAACCCAGACCGTCGCCATGGAGAAGAAGGACGTCCGGAAGGTCGAGGTGACGGGCGAACTCGGAAAGGGCGTCACCGCGAAGGACGTCATCCTCACCATCATCCGTCGGCTCGGCACCGACGGCGGAGTCGGCTACGTCTACGAGTACGCCGGCGAGGCCATCGAGTCACTCGGCATGGAGGGCCGGATGAGTATCTGCAACATGTCCATCGAGGGCGGCGCCCGCGCCGGCTACGTCAACCCCGACGAGACGACCTACGAGTGGCTGGCCGAGACGGACGCCTTCGCCGACGACCCCGAGCGCTTCGAGGCGCTGAAGCCCTACTGGGAGTCGGTCCGCTCGGACGACGACGCCACCTACGACGACGTCGTCACCATCGACGGGTCGGCGATCGAGCCGATGGTCACCTGGGGTACCACACCCGGTCAGGGCATCGGTATCAGCGAGGAGATTCCGGCGCCCGAGGACCTGCCGGCGGACAAGCGGGACACCGCCCGACGCGCCCAGGAGCACATGCGCGTCGAACCCGGCGAGACGATGGCCGGCTACGACATCGACGTCGCGTTCTTGGGGTCGTGTACGAACGCCCGGCTGCCGGACCTGCGGGCGGCCGCCGAGGTGGTCGCCGGCCGCGAGGTCGACGACTCCGTGCGGGCGATGGTCGTTCCCGGTAGCCAGCGCGTGAAGGCCGCCGCCGAGGCGGAGGGCCTCGACGAAATCTTCCGCGAGGCTGGCTTCGAGTGGCGCGGCGCCGGCTGTTCGATGTGTCTCGGCATGAACGACGACCAGTTGGAGGGCGACGAGGCGTCCGCTTCGTCCTCGAACCGGAACTTCGTCGGCCGGCAGGGCTCGAAGGACGGCCGGACCGTCCTGATGAGTCCCGAGATGGTCGCCGCCGCCGCGGTCACCGGCGAGGTAACCGACGTCCGCGAGTTGCCGAAGGCGGAGGTGGAGGCGTAG
- a CDS encoding DUF5799 family protein, which translates to MSDWQDMIVGDRMTVDDEFSTQVDNSPFSRQEWGLIMTATSFEIENPDDGEAAELVADTSDLPSVLPELEKVANMGPMGQPQESDAGGGGGIVDSLLDALGIGDGGSDDGVEEEKLEAAESMVAAYADELQAHLESDGRWEEVRAAAAEADRE; encoded by the coding sequence ATGAGCGACTGGCAGGACATGATCGTCGGCGACCGGATGACCGTCGACGACGAGTTCTCCACGCAGGTGGACAACTCCCCGTTCTCGCGGCAGGAGTGGGGCCTCATCATGACGGCGACGAGTTTCGAAATCGAGAACCCCGACGACGGCGAGGCCGCCGAACTCGTCGCCGACACTTCCGATTTACCGAGCGTGTTGCCGGAACTGGAGAAGGTCGCAAACATGGGACCGATGGGACAGCCCCAGGAGTCCGACGCCGGCGGTGGTGGCGGCATCGTCGACTCGCTGCTGGACGCACTCGGTATCGGCGACGGCGGCAGCGACGACGGCGTCGAGGAGGAGAAACTCGAGGCGGCCGAGTCGATGGTCGCCGCCTACGCCGACGAACTCCAGGCGCACCTCGAGTCCGACGGCCGCTGGGAGGAGGTCCGGGCCGCGGCGGCCGAAGCCGATCGGGAGTGA
- the ilvN gene encoding acetolactate synthase small subunit, whose protein sequence is MSRNQNVRRDGLEGPEPEERKRPVGRRNSQGIRVDPEVEVEHEPRRTIISAYVADEPGVLARVSGLFHRRQFNIESLTVGPTQNEGYSRITMVIEEPDPGIEQAKKQLNKLLPVVHVRELDEKPVARELVILKVDGDEPDKVQAITEMYGGETLDAGPRTITVQITGDESKIDDALDAYEQFGIREIARTGQAALARGEAETARVDETHT, encoded by the coding sequence GTGAGCCGGAATCAGAACGTCCGACGGGACGGCCTGGAGGGACCGGAACCCGAGGAGCGAAAGCGGCCGGTCGGCCGCCGGAACTCACAGGGCATCCGCGTCGACCCCGAGGTCGAGGTCGAACACGAGCCCCGCCGGACCATCATCTCGGCGTACGTCGCGGACGAACCCGGCGTGCTGGCGCGGGTCTCCGGACTGTTCCACCGGCGGCAGTTCAACATCGAGTCGCTGACCGTCGGGCCGACGCAGAACGAGGGCTACTCCCGCATCACGATGGTCATCGAGGAACCCGACCCCGGCATCGAACAGGCCAAAAAGCAGCTCAACAAGCTGCTGCCGGTCGTGCACGTCCGGGAACTGGACGAGAAGCCGGTCGCCCGCGAACTGGTCATCCTGAAGGTCGACGGCGACGAGCCGGACAAGGTCCAGGCCATCACCGAGATGTACGGCGGCGAGACGCTGGACGCCGGGCCGCGGACCATCACGGTCCAGATAACCGGCGACGAGAGCAAGATAGACGACGCCCTGGACGCCTACGAGCAGTTCGGCATCCGGGAGATAGCCCGGACCGGTCAGGCGGCGCTGGCGCGCGGCGAGGCCGAGACCGCCCGGGTCGACGAGACGCACACATGA
- a CDS encoding isocitrate/isopropylmalate family dehydrogenase: MTESVLVVPGDGIGQEVVPAAVDVLSDVADLEFFHAEAGDHVKRETGEALPEETYRRASEADATLFGAAGETAADVILPLREAVGSFANVRPARAYPGVDALRPETDLVFVRENTEGVYSGIESEVAEGVTTLTRVVTEEASRRIAEYGFEYAAENGYDDVTIAHKANVMRTTDGQFLDAAKTVAGERGADYEEALMDALAMHLLLRPEEYGVVICPNLAGDMLSDLAAGLVGGLGLLPSANVGAENALFEPVHGSAPDIAGQGVANPAATVLSGAMLLEHLGYDAEAAAVRGAVEGVLAEGPRTPDLGGDASTEDVTAAIRERL; the protein is encoded by the coding sequence ATGACTGAGTCGGTACTGGTCGTGCCGGGCGACGGCATCGGCCAGGAGGTCGTCCCGGCAGCCGTCGACGTCCTCTCCGACGTCGCGGACCTGGAGTTCTTCCACGCCGAGGCCGGCGATCATGTGAAACGCGAGACGGGCGAGGCGCTCCCCGAGGAGACCTACCGGCGCGCCAGCGAGGCCGACGCGACGCTCTTCGGCGCAGCCGGCGAGACGGCCGCCGACGTCATCCTCCCGCTGCGGGAGGCGGTCGGCTCCTTTGCGAACGTCCGGCCTGCCCGTGCGTACCCGGGCGTCGACGCCTTGCGCCCGGAGACGGACCTCGTGTTCGTCCGGGAGAACACCGAGGGCGTCTACTCGGGCATCGAGTCGGAGGTGGCCGAGGGCGTGACGACGCTGACCCGCGTCGTCACCGAGGAGGCCTCCCGCCGCATCGCCGAGTACGGCTTCGAGTACGCCGCCGAGAACGGCTACGACGACGTGACGATAGCCCACAAGGCCAACGTGATGCGGACGACCGACGGCCAGTTCCTCGACGCTGCGAAGACCGTCGCGGGCGAACGGGGCGCCGACTACGAGGAGGCGCTGATGGACGCCCTGGCGATGCACCTCCTCCTCCGGCCCGAGGAGTACGGTGTCGTCATCTGTCCGAACCTGGCCGGCGATATGCTGTCGGACCTCGCGGCCGGTCTGGTCGGGGGACTCGGACTGCTCCCGAGCGCCAACGTCGGCGCGGAGAACGCGCTGTTCGAACCGGTTCACGGGTCGGCGCCGGACATCGCCGGTCAGGGGGTCGCAAACCCCGCGGCGACGGTACTGTCGGGGGCGATGCTGCTGGAACACCTCGGCTACGATGCGGAGGCGGCCGCCGTGCGCGGTGCCGTCGAGGGCGTGCTCGCCGAGGGCCCGCGGACGCCCGACCTGGGCGGCGACGCCTCGACCGAGGACGTCACCGCTGCGATACGCGAGCGACTGTAG
- the leuD gene encoding 3-isopropylmalate dehydratase small subunit → MPDDIPSVEYVAGTGIPVRGNDIDTDQIIPARFMKVVTFDGLGEFAFFDQRFHDDDTEKDHPFNEEQYQDANVMVVNANFGCGSSREHAPQALVRWGIDAIVGESFAEIFAGNCLALGVPTVTADADTVETLQEWVEENPDGDLEVDVADETVTYGGRTVDVEVDDAQRKALVEGIWDTTALMKSNADAVERTAESLPYVDAPEGGRGGADD, encoded by the coding sequence ATGCCGGACGACATTCCGAGCGTCGAGTACGTCGCTGGCACCGGGATTCCGGTGCGCGGAAACGACATCGACACCGACCAGATCATCCCCGCGCGGTTCATGAAGGTCGTCACCTTCGACGGCCTCGGGGAGTTCGCGTTCTTCGACCAGCGGTTCCACGACGACGATACGGAGAAGGACCACCCGTTCAACGAGGAGCAGTACCAGGACGCCAACGTCATGGTCGTCAACGCCAACTTCGGCTGTGGCTCCTCGAGGGAGCACGCGCCGCAGGCGCTGGTCCGGTGGGGTATCGACGCCATCGTCGGGGAGTCCTTCGCCGAGATCTTCGCGGGCAACTGCCTCGCGCTGGGCGTCCCGACGGTCACCGCCGACGCCGACACCGTCGAGACGCTGCAGGAGTGGGTCGAGGAGAACCCCGACGGCGACCTTGAGGTCGACGTCGCCGACGAGACGGTCACCTACGGCGGCCGGACGGTCGACGTCGAGGTCGACGACGCCCAGCGGAAGGCCCTGGTGGAGGGCATCTGGGACACGACGGCGCTGATGAAGTCCAACGCCGACGCGGTCGAGCGGACCGCCGAGTCGCTGCCGTACGTCGACGCGCCCGAGGGAGGACGGGGCGGCGCCGATGACTGA
- a CDS encoding sulfite exporter TauE/SafE family protein produces MSPTLTPVLAGAVFVVVLVAGALNGVAGFGFALVGTMALATVVDPATAVVFMILPILSVNLALVRELSVAQLRTCGRRFGPLVAAALVGTVVGLLALDVVPTGPLRVGLGVVSLAFVVNAQEAVTVPGVERAKEGCFVESTPAMVAVGGLSGVLFGGTNVGVQFIAYVRSCDLSHGLFVGVVAMVFLGLNGVRVLAAGALGLYPNATVFLASAAAALPAVAGVAVGSRLRDAVSERRRRAAVLGLLTVVGVRLVLGGLGIV; encoded by the coding sequence GTGTCGCCGACGCTCACGCCGGTTCTGGCCGGTGCCGTCTTCGTCGTGGTCCTCGTCGCTGGTGCGCTCAACGGCGTCGCTGGCTTCGGGTTCGCTCTCGTGGGGACGATGGCGCTGGCGACGGTCGTCGACCCCGCGACGGCCGTCGTGTTCATGATTCTCCCCATCCTCTCGGTGAACCTCGCCCTGGTCCGTGAGCTTTCGGTCGCGCAGTTGCGGACCTGCGGTCGCCGGTTCGGGCCGCTGGTGGCGGCGGCGCTGGTCGGGACCGTCGTCGGTCTCCTGGCGCTGGACGTCGTCCCGACCGGGCCGCTCCGGGTGGGTCTCGGCGTCGTCTCGCTGGCCTTCGTCGTCAACGCCCAGGAAGCGGTCACGGTGCCGGGGGTGGAACGGGCCAAGGAGGGCTGTTTCGTGGAGTCGACGCCCGCGATGGTCGCCGTTGGCGGCCTCTCGGGGGTGCTTTTCGGCGGAACCAACGTCGGCGTCCAGTTCATCGCCTACGTCCGCAGTTGCGACCTCTCGCACGGCCTGTTCGTCGGCGTCGTCGCCATGGTGTTTCTGGGTCTCAACGGCGTTCGCGTCCTCGCGGCGGGGGCGCTGGGGCTGTATCCGAACGCGACGGTCTTTCTGGCCTCGGCCGCGGCGGCCCTGCCGGCCGTCGCCGGCGTCGCGGTCGGCAGCCGCCTCCGGGACGCCGTGAGCGAGCGCCGTCGCCGGGCGGCCGTTTTGGGTCTCCTGACGGTCGTCGGCGTCCGACTCGTGCTCGGCGGGCTGGGTATTGTCTGA
- the ilvC gene encoding ketol-acid reductoisomerase gives MSADIYYDDDADSTVLDDRTVAVLGYGSQGHAHAQNLDDSGVDVVVGLREGSSSREAAVADGLEVATPYEAAERADLVSVLVPDTVQPAVYETIESALEPGDTLQFAHGFNIHYGQIEPDEDVNVTMVAPKSPGHLVRRNFENDEGTPGLLAVYQDPTGEAHDVGLAYAKAIGCTRAGVVETTFREETETDLFGEQAVLCGGVTSLVKQGYETLVDAGYSREMAYFECLNELKLIVDLMYEGGLGEMWDSVSDTAEYGGLTRGDMVVDEQARENMEEVLEAVQDGTFAREWISENQAGRPSYKQLRAAEKNHDVEDVGEELRGLFAWGEE, from the coding sequence ATGAGCGCAGACATCTACTACGACGACGACGCCGACAGCACCGTACTCGACGACCGGACCGTGGCCGTCCTCGGCTACGGCAGCCAGGGCCACGCCCACGCACAGAACCTCGACGATTCGGGGGTCGACGTCGTGGTCGGCCTGCGGGAGGGCTCCAGTTCCCGGGAGGCTGCCGTCGCCGACGGTCTCGAGGTGGCGACCCCGTACGAGGCCGCCGAACGAGCCGACCTGGTGAGCGTGCTGGTGCCCGACACCGTCCAGCCGGCCGTCTACGAGACCATCGAGAGCGCGCTGGAACCCGGCGACACGCTGCAGTTCGCCCACGGGTTCAACATCCACTACGGCCAGATCGAACCCGACGAGGACGTCAACGTCACGATGGTGGCACCGAAGTCGCCGGGCCACCTGGTGCGGCGCAACTTCGAGAACGACGAGGGCACGCCCGGTCTGCTGGCGGTGTATCAGGACCCCACCGGCGAGGCCCACGACGTCGGACTCGCCTACGCGAAGGCCATCGGCTGCACGCGAGCGGGTGTCGTCGAGACGACGTTCCGCGAGGAGACCGAAACCGACCTCTTCGGCGAGCAGGCCGTCCTCTGTGGCGGCGTGACCTCGCTGGTCAAGCAGGGCTACGAGACGCTCGTCGACGCCGGCTACTCCCGGGAAATGGCCTACTTCGAGTGCCTCAACGAGCTGAAACTCATCGTCGACCTGATGTACGAGGGTGGGCTCGGCGAGATGTGGGATTCTGTCTCCGACACCGCCGAGTACGGCGGGCTCACCCGTGGCGACATGGTCGTCGACGAGCAGGCCCGTGAGAACATGGAGGAGGTGCTCGAAGCGGTACAGGACGGCACCTTCGCCCGCGAGTGGATCTCCGAGAACCAGGCGGGCCGCCCGAGCTACAAGCAGTTGCGCGCCGCCGAGAAGAACCACGACGTCGAGGACGTCGGCGAAGAGCTGCGCGGGCTGTTCGCGTGGGGAGAGGAATAA
- a CDS encoding sulfite exporter TauE/SafE family protein gives MGSRPYRRVLAGVLVGSALAAVGVASGTVGAGSLSAPAVQVALPFSAAQFLDHWWIFPASVAFSFVALAAGVSGALFFSPFFMLVVGLTPAQAIGAGLLTEVFGMGNGLANYVRQGVVDYATAKWLLLGSVPAIVVGAFAAHRVDPTLLKLAFGVGLLALGGFLALYPSAEECEPGESEGEYLRERAQGNPETVVEAADGEVYRYTTCWRAPGVALSGLGGFVTGLISAGLPEIVTTQLVVRCRLPPRVAIATSVFVLAITAAVGAAIHALSATPVWYVVAWSVPGVLVGGTVGTRVGKYLPEDLMETGLGVVFGVVGGIVLAVELLA, from the coding sequence ATGGGTAGTCGCCCGTACCGCCGCGTCCTCGCTGGGGTCCTCGTTGGGTCGGCGCTGGCCGCCGTCGGCGTCGCAAGCGGCACCGTCGGGGCGGGGTCGCTCTCGGCGCCTGCCGTCCAGGTCGCGCTCCCCTTCTCGGCGGCGCAGTTCCTCGACCACTGGTGGATATTCCCGGCCTCGGTCGCCTTCTCCTTCGTCGCTCTCGCGGCCGGCGTCTCGGGGGCGCTGTTCTTCAGCCCCTTCTTCATGCTCGTCGTTGGGCTGACGCCGGCCCAGGCCATCGGCGCGGGACTCCTGACCGAGGTGTTCGGGATGGGCAACGGCCTGGCAAACTACGTCAGACAGGGCGTGGTCGACTACGCGACCGCGAAGTGGCTACTTCTGGGGTCGGTCCCGGCCATCGTCGTCGGCGCCTTCGCCGCCCACCGCGTCGACCCGACGCTCCTGAAACTCGCCTTCGGGGTCGGACTGCTCGCGCTCGGCGGGTTCCTGGCGCTGTACCCCTCGGCGGAGGAGTGCGAACCCGGCGAGAGCGAGGGCGAGTACCTCCGCGAGCGGGCCCAGGGGAACCCCGAGACGGTCGTCGAGGCCGCCGACGGCGAGGTCTACCGGTACACGACGTGCTGGCGGGCCCCGGGCGTCGCGCTGTCGGGACTCGGCGGCTTCGTCACCGGCCTCATCAGCGCGGGTCTCCCCGAAATCGTCACCACACAGCTGGTCGTCCGGTGTCGACTCCCGCCGCGAGTGGCTATCGCGACCAGCGTGTTCGTGCTGGCCATCACCGCCGCCGTCGGCGCGGCCATCCACGCCCTGAGCGCGACGCCCGTCTGGTACGTCGTCGCCTGGTCGGTGCCGGGCGTCCTCGTCGGCGGCACCGTCGGCACCCGCGTCGGGAAGTACCTGCCCGAGGACCTCATGGAGACGGGTCTCGGCGTCGTCTTCGGCGTCGTCGGCGGCATCGTCCTCGCCGTCGAGTTGCTGGCGTAG
- a CDS encoding winged helix-turn-helix transcriptional regulator, giving the protein MSKQRKEVWCAGEEWCPITTTSSLIGKKWHPVIVHRLLNNGPLGFNALKRDVDGISSKVLSDSLDDLEENDIVDREIVNEKPVRVEYSLTEFGTSLEPVIVSMREWGDEYLAPPAETEE; this is encoded by the coding sequence ATGAGCAAGCAGCGAAAGGAAGTCTGGTGTGCCGGCGAGGAGTGGTGCCCGATCACCACGACGTCGTCGCTCATCGGCAAGAAGTGGCACCCGGTCATCGTCCACCGCCTCCTGAACAACGGCCCGCTGGGGTTCAACGCGCTGAAGCGGGACGTCGACGGCATCTCGAGCAAGGTGCTGTCGGATTCGCTGGACGACCTGGAGGAAAACGATATCGTCGACCGGGAGATAGTCAACGAGAAGCCGGTCCGCGTCGAGTACTCCCTGACCGAGTTCGGGACGTCGCTGGAACCGGTCATCGTCTCGATGCGCGAGTGGGGCGACGAGTACCTCGCTCCCCCCGCCGAGACGGAGGAGTAG
- a CDS encoding plastocyanin/azurin family copper-binding protein: protein MSNYNRRTLLHLGGVTAAAALAGCSGGQDDQVNPTDTSGDDPTATDAGDSTPGADVLGGPDDLQSSATVEALSLEEDRGAGQFVFSPAVAWVESGSTVTFEDISGSHSVTAYHSGNDKPNRVPSGAEAFDSGVMSEGDTFEHTVSETGVYNYYCTPHEGLGMVGLVVVEEPAGGPGTEPPENLESSSAAENLSRLLELAGVSGGQASTGYTWIDATWDSYWYSLYNMSTNIAMSANGVLFPHNEQQQQAFEERFPKMLEAADTDEPPVKNPNLNMAAFTEGDPAFTEQPVLSGEDGRPDASTLQWDKSKSSGVVSPSSLAWTHLKGVTWAKNFENHFEALPPEMAAQFRSEVLTTLAQIGIRATLVAGGPEGNGALTKGDSLRLVSGFRPSEGAVVDETSRPHHHAAMLWFLSDLTSLAQGEWFGYVNPEPLIPPGKIQQLTDGMAQTTMGLFGPSDIVGMESTRSLGLMLGAVGWYGTHAGDSELEARAGEYANDLAEAVESNLAGDGRVENGADNQAATQGVVGQGLLWASELDGVDHADTAESVLGYLTDDLWDEEAGVYASGTGDDTYTITARDAGDITGGINAANFLLEMDVQENYASFFNQTFNRGRLQRAERPQSRDESAEYTLPLPPAAGGEFGQAAVYNAAVEYDTGADEWSVADRTFDTEGALYLANQDIWISHWGGDFYQGRGVPGRSDEPK from the coding sequence ATGTCCAACTACAATAGACGAACGCTGCTCCACCTCGGCGGCGTAACGGCCGCCGCGGCACTCGCAGGCTGTTCCGGTGGACAGGACGACCAGGTGAATCCCACCGACACCTCCGGTGACGACCCGACGGCGACCGACGCCGGGGACTCGACGCCGGGCGCCGACGTGCTCGGCGGTCCCGATGACCTCCAGTCCTCGGCGACCGTGGAGGCGCTGTCGCTGGAGGAGGACCGGGGCGCCGGCCAGTTCGTCTTCTCGCCGGCTGTCGCCTGGGTCGAGTCGGGAAGCACGGTCACCTTTGAGGACATCTCCGGCAGCCACTCGGTGACGGCCTACCACTCCGGCAACGACAAGCCGAACCGGGTGCCGTCCGGCGCCGAGGCGTTCGACTCCGGCGTGATGAGCGAGGGCGACACCTTCGAGCACACCGTCTCCGAAACCGGCGTCTACAACTACTACTGCACGCCCCACGAGGGGCTCGGGATGGTCGGGCTCGTCGTCGTCGAGGAGCCGGCCGGCGGCCCCGGAACGGAACCACCGGAGAACCTCGAGAGCTCCTCGGCCGCCGAGAACCTCTCACGGCTGCTGGAGCTGGCCGGCGTCAGCGGCGGGCAGGCCTCGACCGGCTACACCTGGATAGACGCCACCTGGGACTCCTACTGGTACTCCCTGTACAACATGAGTACCAACATCGCGATGAGCGCCAACGGCGTGCTGTTCCCGCACAACGAGCAACAGCAGCAGGCCTTCGAGGAGCGGTTCCCGAAGATGCTCGAGGCTGCCGACACCGACGAACCGCCGGTAAAGAACCCCAACCTCAACATGGCCGCCTTCACCGAGGGCGACCCGGCCTTCACCGAGCAGCCGGTGCTGTCCGGCGAGGACGGTCGGCCCGACGCCTCGACGCTGCAGTGGGATAAATCGAAGTCCTCGGGCGTGGTCAGCCCCTCCTCGCTGGCGTGGACGCACCTGAAGGGCGTCACCTGGGCGAAGAACTTCGAGAACCACTTCGAGGCGCTGCCACCCGAGATGGCCGCGCAGTTCCGCTCGGAGGTGCTGACGACGCTGGCCCAGATCGGCATCCGCGCGACGCTCGTCGCGGGCGGGCCCGAGGGCAACGGCGCTCTCACGAAGGGCGACAGCCTCCGCCTGGTCTCGGGCTTCCGGCCGAGCGAGGGGGCGGTCGTCGACGAGACCTCCCGCCCCCACCACCACGCCGCGATGCTGTGGTTCCTCTCGGATCTGACAAGCCTCGCGCAGGGCGAGTGGTTCGGCTACGTCAATCCCGAGCCGCTCATCCCGCCGGGGAAGATACAGCAACTCACCGACGGGATGGCACAGACGACGATGGGGTTGTTCGGACCGAGCGACATCGTCGGGATGGAGTCGACCCGGAGTCTCGGCCTGATGCTCGGTGCTGTCGGCTGGTACGGCACCCACGCGGGCGACTCCGAACTCGAGGCGCGGGCCGGCGAGTACGCCAACGACCTCGCAGAGGCCGTCGAGTCGAACCTCGCGGGCGACGGCCGCGTCGAGAACGGCGCCGACAACCAGGCGGCGACCCAGGGCGTCGTCGGGCAGGGCCTGCTGTGGGCCTCCGAACTCGACGGGGTCGACCACGCCGACACCGCCGAGTCCGTCCTCGGCTACCTCACCGACGACCTCTGGGACGAGGAGGCCGGCGTCTACGCCTCCGGCACCGGCGACGACACCTACACCATCACGGCCCGGGACGCTGGCGACATCACCGGCGGTATCAATGCCGCGAACTTCCTCCTGGAGATGGACGTCCAGGAGAACTACGCCTCGTTCTTCAACCAGACGTTCAACCGGGGGCGGCTCCAGCGGGCCGAGCGACCACAGTCCCGCGACGAGAGCGCCGAGTACACGCTGCCGCTCCCGCCGGCGGCCGGCGGCGAGTTCGGACAGGCAGCCGTCTACAACGCCGCAGTCGAGTACGACACCGGCGCCGACGAGTGGTCAGTGGCCGACCGCACCTTCGACACAGAAGGGGCGCTGTACCTCGCTAATCAGGACATCTGGATCAGCCACTGGGGTGGGGACTTCTACCAGGGCCGCGGGGTCCCCGGCCGGAGCGACGAGCCGAAATAG